TTTATCAATTAATTCGGCAGTAAATTCTTCTAAATTATCATCTATTTCTTCTATCAACTTATATTTAAATTGAGAGGTCATTTTTCCAATTAAAAAAGCAGCAGAATTAACAGGTTTTTCGTGTTGTTTAGAAATCATACAAATATATTTATTCATTTGATTTAAACTGTTTTTAATGGAGCGTGGACATTTGGCGTTTAAAATTAGAAATTCTAAAGTATTAGTTCTTTCAGGTGCTTTTTTATAGCTTCTACGCATCATATCGTATGCTAAAACACATTTTAATAAAGTCACCCACTGGTAATTGCCATCAACTAAATCGCCATAAATCTTTTTAACCGTACTGGCATCACTTACTTTGGAGTTAATGATACGCGCCACCTGTAAACCACGTTCTATATTAATACCTAGCATAATGATGGCGTAAACTTCATCATGTAAGAGTGTACTTTGTATTTTACTTTTAATATCCGATGTGGCATTACTTACAATGGTGGTGAAATCGTATAATTGACTTTTTACCAATTTTTCAACAGGATATCCTTTTATAGCATGTTTAACACGGTTAACGGCTTCAAATAACTCTGTTGAAATAAGGTCTCTAGCGCTTCTTGCATTTTCGTGGGCATTAATAAAACCATTTACTATTGAATAAGGGGAATCTATATTTAATCCAACATTATACAGAACTTCTTCTTCTTCTAAAATAATATCAGAATCGATAATTTCGTTAGCCGACATATACATTATAGAGCGTAGAACAAATTGCCTAGACTGTGATAATTCGTCGGGAGCGTCCAACGATGAAAAATAATTAACTCTTAAAAAACGCGCTACATGTTCAGATCGTTCAATATACCTCCCCATCCAAAACAAATTATTTGCTACTCTTGCTAACATATATATTCTATTTTTTTAATACCCAAGTGTCTTTTGACCCTCCGCCTTGTGATGAATTTACAACCAAATTGCCTTTTTTTAGTGCTACCCTTGTTAACCCACCTTTTAATACAAAATTAATATCCTTTCCTAAAAGTGTAAATGTTCTTAAATCGACATGTCTGGATTCAAAAGACTCATTATCATCAATATAAGTAGGGTGCGTAGATAAAGACATGATAGGCTGTGCGATGTATTTTCTTGGATCCTTTTTAATGTTTTCTTTTACCTTTTCAATCTCATCTTTAGTTAATTTATTACCTATAGATATGCCATATCCCCCAGATTCATCTACGGGTTTTACAACTAATTTATCTATATTTTCCAGCACATAATTCAATTCGTTTTTTCGACTGCAATGATAAGTATGTACGTTGTTTAAAATGGGATCTTCATCGAGGTAATATTTAATAATTTCGGGCATGTAGGTATAAATGGCTTTATCGTCGGCAACACCTGTTCCCGGTGCATTAACAAGAGCTACATTACCTTTTAAATACACCGAAAACAGACCAGGAACCCCTAACAAGGAATCTGCTTTAAAAACTAGAGGGTCTATATATAAATCGTCTACCCTTCTATAAATAACATCAACTTTTTCAATCCCATAGATGGTTTTCATGTAAACGAAATCATTTTCAACAAACAAATCGCGTCCTTCTACTAAAAGAATCCCCATCTGTTTGGCTAAAAAACAATGTTCATAATAAGCAGAATTATAAACACCAGGCGTTAAAATAACGCATACAGGATTATCTACCCCTGTTGGTTTTACAGACTGCATCGTTTCTAATAGTTTAGAACCATAATTGACCACCGTATGTGTTTTATACTGGTTAAATACGCCAAATAGGGCATGTTTTACAGCGCCGCGATTTCCAATAACATAGCTCACCCCAGAAGGGCAACGAATATTATCTTCTAAAACATAATATTGCCCATCAGAATGCTTGATTAAATCTGTTCCAGAAATGTGATTATAAACGCCTTCAGGGGGATCAAAATTGATCATTTCTGGTAAAAAGTTAACAGACGAATCAATTAGGGATTTAGGAACAATACCTTGTTTTATAATTTTTTGATCGTGATAAACATCCCAAAGGAAAAGATTTAACGCTTTGCTACGCTGTAAAACTCCTGTTTCTATAGTTTCCCATTCTTCATGATCAATAATTCGAGGAAATAAATCGAAAGGGAATATCTTTTCATTTACTTCATTTTCACCATAAACTTGAAATGTAATTCCTGAATTAAAAAAAGAATCCTTCGCTTGAATATTTAGTCTATTAAACTCTGATACGGAGTAAGTCCCAAAAAGTTCAAATAAAGTTTTGTATATGCCTCTGATATCATCTCTTTTAGCAAATAATTCATCATAAAACCTAGAATCAAACTCGTATGATGAAAATAATGGAAGGTTAAGTGGGTCTTTCAAATCTTTTATTTTAGTAATTACGCCTTGAGTTATTCAATAAATTTAATAAATATTTAAGGACTAATTACTAAATATTATGACGACTTTTTTTTAGCCAAATTTACCGCTGTATATTTGATAAAAATTCACTGTAATTTTTAAACAAATGAAAATAAACTAGACTGTAATTCGCTTGTAAATAAAAATAATGCTGTTTTTATTACAGATTTAATAATTATTAAAAACATAAAAAGTGATCTAAAACATAGACTTAAGGCTTTATTTCTTTAAAAATAAATAACTTACAATTAATTCTTTTTTAAAAACAAATCAAAATTTCATTTTACGATTATTTAATAATATGATTTTAGGTGCATTTAGAGGTGAAAAAGCCTTATTTCTTTCGATCTTTTTTTAAAATCTTGTCGATAGTAGTGATCCAATCTTCGATGTTTGTCTTATTGGTATGAAGTGCTACGCTCCCATTGCCATATGGCTTATAAATTTCTACATGGGTTACCGAGAAAAAACCAACTGTTGGAGTTAAAGAAGCACTTGCCAAGTGCATAACACCGTTATCTGCTGCTATAAAAACACTGGTATTTCTAATAATACTCGCCATTTCACGAATATCTTCACTATAAAAATGAACTGCTTTAAAATTTATTCTTGAAATATTTTCTATGGGAAGCATTTCAATGATATTAAACTCAGGGTATTCCTTTTGTAATCTTGCATAAAAGGTTTCCCACCAAGTTTCAGAATAGCATTTGTTTCCAGTAGCGTTGGTATAAATACAAATGGTTTTCTTATTATTATTATTATTATTATTATTAGTGATGTTGTCTAACATCTTTTTTCCTTTAGAAATTTCAATATCACTTAGTTTGATATCCAATAGAGGCATATTTTTATTGGTATTTTCAACGCCTAACACGGTTAAATAATGTCTCAAATTGTAGATGGGATATTTTGATATGTGCTTATAATCCTCATATTTATTAATGATACTTTCATCAACATCGCCAAAAATTTTAAATTTTGCTTGAGCTAGTGCTGTTAATAACCTTCCTGAAGATGAGTTTTTATCAGCATTGATTACTAAATCATAAGTTCTACTTTTAATAGAAATCCAACATTTTATATATTTATAAAGATTACTCCAAGGTTTTTTAGGAAGCTTGATGATTTGCGAAATTTCTTTATATTTCTCAAATACCGGATGTGCCACACCTCCTTTTACAAAAAGATCCACATGACTCTCGGGAAAAGTGCGAATAACTTCCTGAACTAAAGGAGTTAAAAGTAATTGATTGCCTAATCTATGGTTGGGACGTATTATTAAAATTTTTTTGATATTCTTAATATGAAGGTCACCCTTTTGAGGCTCTACATACGATGCCCCAACACGTTTTGTTAGGGCTTTCATTATTTTTCTTCTGTAATTGTTAATTCGTATTTTAAAAGACATGATTTTCAAACTTTTTAATTACTAAGCAATGAAACAAAACAAGTAAATTTACTTTTTACTTTTATATAAGGCATTTAAAGCTAAAGCAACAATTATCATTGTAATACCTAATAGGCTCCATATAGTATACACCTCACCGAAAATAAAAGCACCAAACATTACTGTAAAAATAACTTCTAAATATTTTAACGGCGCAACTTGATTTGTAGCAGCTATTTGAAAAGCTTTAGTCATATATACTTGTCCGAAATAACCAAAAACACCTAAGGCAAATAACATAAGCCATTCAATTCCTACAGGGTTAGTCCAATTAAACAAGGCGACAGTACCTCCAATAATAGTTGAAATAACCATAAAATAGTTTACTACAACCACCGGATGGTCTGCTTTCCCTATTTTACTAATAACCACGTAAACTAAACCACTAAAGAGCGCAGAAATAAAAATGAGTAATAAGCCATAAGGATCTAAGGTGGCGTCAAATCCTTTTAAAATCACTACACCAATAAAGGCTCCAAGAAAAAAGAGCCATTGTATGGCTTTTACCTTTTCTTTTAGCAGTAGTACAGCAAAAACGGCAGCGAAAATTGGTGCCATATAGCGTAATGAAACCGCTGTTCCTATAGGAAGGTATTTGGTTGACATAAAAAATAAGGCCATGGAAGTTACCCCAACAATACCTCTTAAAACTAATAGTTTTCTTTTATTCCCGAAAATAGGAATTTTATGCTTCCATAGGAATCCAAAAGTAAAAAACAAGGAACTCAAGGATCTAAAAAATACTATTTGAAACGCATCATAATGTGTTAAATATTTTACGATGGCATTCATACATGTAAAAGCTAATGTGCTTATTAACATATATTTTATCGCGTTTCTAACGTCCATGAGCTCTTAATTTAAATTTTCTATTAGAATTTATGAAATACACCCCAGTAAGTAAAATAAACGCTGCACATATAGATTGCAGTGAAATTTGTTCATTCAAAACCCACCACCCTAAAATCAAAGCTATAATAGGATTAACGTAGGTTGAAGTTGCTACTTTTTCAGGAGAAACCGTTTTTAAAAGATAATTAAATGCTGTAAAGGCAATAAGGCTTCCAAATAAAATTAGGCCTAACATAGACCATTGTACTTCCTTTTGCCAAGTACTAGGCCAAGACCAAGATTCATTTAAAATAAGACTGATGAAACCCAGAAAAACACCACCACATAACATTTGATAGCCTGTGTTTACAAAATGATTACTAGGCAAATCGGCTTTGCCCACAAAAATACTGGCATAAGCCCAACTAACCATACAAGCAAAAATGGTTGCCATGCCTAAAATTTGCCCATCTTGACTCAATATTTCTTTTTGCCCGACCAATAAAAAGATGCCTATAAAACCTAATACCACGCCAAAAAAAGACATGAGTGAAATGCGTTTACCTTGAAGGAAACGTAAAAGCAATAGCACTACCAAGGGCTGGGCAGAGATCTCTAAAGCAGCAAAACCACTATCGACGTATTTTAAGGCCCAAACAACAACACCGTTACCAAAGGTTAAAAACAAAAAACCAGCTATAGCCGTATTTTTAAGCTGTTTGGAAGTAATTTTTAAACTTATTTTAGAAACTTTAGCTATAATGAAAATTAAGCCACTAGCCGTTAAAAAACGAACTGAGGCTAAAAAAAAAGGTGGTAAATTGCTTACAGCTATTTTATTGAGTAAATAAGTGGAACCCCATATCACATAGATGGCAAAAAAGGATAAAATGATAAGAATCGTTTTACGCGATATACTCATATATCTGCTTAGGGGTTTGTAGTATAAACTACAGGATAAAAATTTTTAAATCTTTTTTACTTGAACGGCGTTCATGCCTTTTTGACCACGTTCTAGCTCGTAAGTCACTTTATCATTTTCCTCAATAGGCTCTAAAGTACCGCTTATATGAACAAAATATTTTTCCTGATTCACACTATCAATAATAAATCCGAAACCTTTAGAATGATCAAAGAAAGACACTTTACCTTCTTTTGCAACTGGCTCTTCTTCTTCGCGATCTTCTTTTTTAGGAATTCCTAATTCAATGGATTCGGCCTCAATCTTTTCACGCATTGCAGGATCTGGAGGTGTGTCTGTTAGATTCCCGTTAAAATCAACGTAAGCAAATTGAATCCCTTGTGGGTTTTCTTTAGCTTCCGCTCTTCGAGCTTCTTTCTTTTTTTGCTTTTCCTCACGTTTTTTTAAACGTTTCTTTTCTTTTTCAATTTTGTTAAAGGTAACTTGCGATTTTGCCATAGTTTATCTATTCGAACAGAATTTAATGTGTTAATTATACTGCAAAGATAAAGCTTATTTTAAGTAAGCTACAATTATTCATGTTATTATTAAGAAGGATGACTTAATCTTCTGGAGGAAAACCATGGATTTCTTCAAAAACTTCATCAAAATTAGAGCGTAAATATGAATTTAGCTTTTTTCGATAATCCCCTTTTAACCAATCTACAAAGTTATAAGTACTTTTACTAATACACTTGGTGTAACGTTGAATTCTAAAATCGATATCATCGCCTAACATTTTAGCTAAGGCAATGGCATCGTATACATCTTCACTGTTTTCAATACAAATTTTAGCATGCTGCTCAATAGAACGCTCTAATACTACTTTTGAAGATTCTCCATTTCTAATAGAATCCACGTAGGTTTTTTGAATATCGAAATACACATCTTTAGATTTACTAAACTCAGCACGTAGGTCATCCGGCATTTCATATCTAAAATTACTCTCTAGATCTTCATCACTTAAAATAGAATCTAAGTAATAAGTTGGCGATTTAAAAATACGTTGCCAATCTAGGTCTTCACCCCAAGGACCAAATCTGTGGAAGTTATTTCCTAAATCGATTACAGAAAAGGTTTTCTTATTTTTCAATATACGCGACCCACGACCAATCATTTGATAGTAAAGGGTTAAGGATTTAGTCGCTCTGTTTAAGATGATACTATCAACGGTAGGTTCATCAAAACCAGTGGTTAAAATACTTACCGAAGTTAAAATGGCATCTGGTGTATTTTTAAACCATTTTAATATCATAGCACGCTCTTTTTTACTATTGGTATTATCTAAATGTGCAATAGGATATCCGGCTCTTCTAAAGGTATCATAAACATGTAAAGAGGTATTAATACCATTATTAAAAATTAAAGTTTTCTTGCCTTTAGAGCGTTCTTCGTAAGCTTGTAACAATTTGGATAACATGTCATTGTCGGTATACAAGTCTTCCGATGATTTCACCGTATAATCACCATTCGCTCCAACCACTAACGAAGTTAAACCTACGTTATAAGTAAACATTTCGGCACGTGCTAAAAAGCCATTTTCAATTAGAGACTCTATACTCTCCCCTACAATAAGTTCATCATAATTATCGGTCATTGGCAATTCAATGCTAGAACTTAAAGGCGTTGCGGTAACACCTAAAATAAACGACTGGCTAAAGAATTTAAATAATTTTGTAAACGAATTGTAGTGTGCCTCATCGATAATCACTAATCCAATATCAGAAATATCAAGTTTATCGTCGTTTAATCGGTTGTTTAGGGTTTCAACCATGGCTACAAAGCAACTGTAATCGGCTTGATCACTTAAATCTGCTTTACTATCTACCACTTTATTATGAACACCAAATTCGGTTAACACTTTCGATGTTTGACGACACAACTCAATACGGTGGGTCATGACCAAAACCTTTTTCTTATGGTGCTTTAAATATTGTCTAACAATTTCAGAGAAAATTACTGTTTTCCCTCCACCAGTAGGTAGCTGATATAGCAAATGATAATCATCTGGAGACTCTTCAAAGGCTTTAAATATTTTATCTATTGCCCCTTTTTGATAGCTATACAGATCTTTTCCTTCTTTTCTTTCTTCTAATTCCGCTTTTGTTGCCGACATGCTTAAAATTTTATGACGTGCAAAAATAACATCTTTAAAGGGTTTATCATACATGAATTGACTTAAAATTATGTTGTGTTTTTATAGTATTCACTAAGCAAAAGATTATTAAGCCATTAATTGCAAGTTGAAAACTAAAAATAATGCGATAAAAAGTGATATCTTTATTTTAAATTATTGTTGTCCGATAAAAAACAGAATTAGCTAAAAAAGCTTTGGTGTTGGCCTTTTTTATTGATCGCACTCTTTATTTTGAAAACAGAACCTCCTTATGGGTCAAAAAGGCTTAATTGCCCAATGTTTTTGGTTGTAATCTCTTCCCAATTAGCTTCTGGGTTTTTCAGGAATTTGAACAAATCGATATATGTCATCAAATGGTATCGTATGACGGACATCATATTGGAATAAGCCCAGTTTCTTTGGGCTTTTCTTTGGATCACAAGCATAATGAGCTGGATTATCAAACTGACCCAGATTTGTATTTCGATGGCATTTTGATTGTCTCCCAAAAAATACTTTAGCGGAAAGTTCTGTTTAAGCCGCTTGAACATCGTCTCAATCTGCCACCTATTTTTATAGATGTCGGCTATTTTGTCTGCATCAAGATCATAATTATTAGTGATGAACTCATAAACTTTTTGGTGCTTTTCGTGCCAAAAAGCGATTCTCCTCAGGGAAAAAGCGTTGCCGTTTTTGTCCGTAAGCCCTATTTTTTCGTCCTTTAGGACAGCATCGTCCACTTTATTGGAGATATCAAACTCTTCAAGGCTTGTATAGCGAGCATTGTCCTTTTGCCGAGTCACAAAGTAAACATCTTCCAGTGTCCATTTTTGGTATTGCTCATAATCCACATACCCTTTGTCAAAAACCACATAAGAGCCCTTCTTGAGTTCCAGGTCTTTTAAAAAGGTGTGGTCGTGCGTGGCCGCGCTTGAAAACTTAATCAGACAAGGAACGTCTTCCATGGCGTTTATCATAGTATGCATCTTGATACCTCCTTTCTTTTTGCCGTTGAGCGGGTTCCTTCCTACACCTTTAAGAATGTCACTAAATAGGGGGATGGTCGAGGAATCAACGATTTTAAGGTTCTTCACTGCAGGTTCTAAGGGTCTGCTGTCCGATAAAAAGCGATGGTAACGTTTGTAGAGTAAATGATAAATATCGGCAAATACTTCAGAGCTTCTTCTCCTGTTAGCATCTGACAAGGT
This genomic interval from Tamlana carrageenivorans contains the following:
- a CDS encoding IS4 family transposase, coding for MNKSKNFSGQPIIKQVLNFILPKDVHRTAKKHNSDRYTKKFTTYEHLATMVFTVISGCSSLREVSSIMLACEGKINHLGLTDFPKRSTLSDANRRRSSEVFADIYHLLYKRYHRFLSDSRPLEPAVKNLKIVDSSTIPLFSDILKGVGRNPLNGKKKGGIKMHTMINAMEDVPCLIKFSSAATHDHTFLKDLELKKGSYVVFDKGYVDYEQYQKWTLEDVYFVTRQKDNARYTSLEEFDISNKVDDAVLKDEKIGLTDKNGNAFSLRRIAFWHEKHQKVYEFITNNYDLDADKIADIYKNRWQIETMFKRLKQNFPLKYFLGDNQNAIEIQIWVSLIIQLIMLVIQRKAQRNWAYSNMMSVIRYHLMTYIDLFKFLKNPEANWEEITTKNIGQLSLFDP
- a CDS encoding DMT family transporter, with amino-acid sequence MDVRNAIKYMLISTLAFTCMNAIVKYLTHYDAFQIVFFRSLSSLFFTFGFLWKHKIPIFGNKRKLLVLRGIVGVTSMALFFMSTKYLPIGTAVSLRYMAPIFAAVFAVLLLKEKVKAIQWLFFLGAFIGVVILKGFDATLDPYGLLLIFISALFSGLVYVVISKIGKADHPVVVVNYFMVISTIIGGTVALFNWTNPVGIEWLMLFALGVFGYFGQVYMTKAFQIAATNQVAPLKYLEVIFTVMFGAFIFGEVYTIWSLLGITMIIVALALNALYKSKK
- a CDS encoding cold-shock protein is translated as MAKSQVTFNKIEKEKKRLKKREEKQKKKEARRAEAKENPQGIQFAYVDFNGNLTDTPPDPAMREKIEAESIELGIPKKEDREEEEPVAKEGKVSFFDHSKGFGFIIDSVNQEKYFVHISGTLEPIEENDKVTYELERGQKGMNAVQVKKI
- a CDS encoding alpha-E domain-containing protein; the protein is MLARVANNLFWMGRYIERSEHVARFLRVNYFSSLDAPDELSQSRQFVLRSIMYMSANEIIDSDIILEEEEVLYNVGLNIDSPYSIVNGFINAHENARSARDLISTELFEAVNRVKHAIKGYPVEKLVKSQLYDFTTIVSNATSDIKSKIQSTLLHDEVYAIIMLGINIERGLQVARIINSKVSDASTVKKIYGDLVDGNYQWVTLLKCVLAYDMMRRSYKKAPERTNTLEFLILNAKCPRSIKNSLNQMNKYICMISKQHEKPVNSAAFLIGKMTSQFKYKLIEEIDDNLEEFTAELIDKLANIAVKLEEDYFDISHTLDVKAKA
- a CDS encoding circularly permuted type 2 ATP-grasp protein → MKDPLNLPLFSSYEFDSRFYDELFAKRDDIRGIYKTLFELFGTYSVSEFNRLNIQAKDSFFNSGITFQVYGENEVNEKIFPFDLFPRIIDHEEWETIETGVLQRSKALNLFLWDVYHDQKIIKQGIVPKSLIDSSVNFLPEMINFDPPEGVYNHISGTDLIKHSDGQYYVLEDNIRCPSGVSYVIGNRGAVKHALFGVFNQYKTHTVVNYGSKLLETMQSVKPTGVDNPVCVILTPGVYNSAYYEHCFLAKQMGILLVEGRDLFVENDFVYMKTIYGIEKVDVIYRRVDDLYIDPLVFKADSLLGVPGLFSVYLKGNVALVNAPGTGVADDKAIYTYMPEIIKYYLDEDPILNNVHTYHCSRKNELNYVLENIDKLVVKPVDESGGYGISIGNKLTKDEIEKVKENIKKDPRKYIAQPIMSLSTHPTYIDDNESFESRHVDLRTFTLLGKDINFVLKGGLTRVALKKGNLVVNSSQGGGSKDTWVLKK
- a CDS encoding glycosyltransferase family 9 protein; translated protein: MKALTKRVGASYVEPQKGDLHIKNIKKILIIRPNHRLGNQLLLTPLVQEVIRTFPESHVDLFVKGGVAHPVFEKYKEISQIIKLPKKPWSNLYKYIKCWISIKSRTYDLVINADKNSSSGRLLTALAQAKFKIFGDVDESIINKYEDYKHISKYPIYNLRHYLTVLGVENTNKNMPLLDIKLSDIEISKGKKMLDNITNNNNNNNNKKTICIYTNATGNKCYSETWWETFYARLQKEYPEFNIIEMLPIENISRINFKAVHFYSEDIREMASIIRNTSVFIAADNGVMHLASASLTPTVGFFSVTHVEIYKPYGNGSVALHTNKTNIEDWITTIDKILKKDRKK
- a CDS encoding DEAD/DEAH box helicase produces the protein MSATKAELEERKEGKDLYSYQKGAIDKIFKAFEESPDDYHLLYQLPTGGGKTVIFSEIVRQYLKHHKKKVLVMTHRIELCRQTSKVLTEFGVHNKVVDSKADLSDQADYSCFVAMVETLNNRLNDDKLDISDIGLVIIDEAHYNSFTKLFKFFSQSFILGVTATPLSSSIELPMTDNYDELIVGESIESLIENGFLARAEMFTYNVGLTSLVVGANGDYTVKSSEDLYTDNDMLSKLLQAYEERSKGKKTLIFNNGINTSLHVYDTFRRAGYPIAHLDNTNSKKERAMILKWFKNTPDAILTSVSILTTGFDEPTVDSIILNRATKSLTLYYQMIGRGSRILKNKKTFSVIDLGNNFHRFGPWGEDLDWQRIFKSPTYYLDSILSDEDLESNFRYEMPDDLRAEFSKSKDVYFDIQKTYVDSIRNGESSKVVLERSIEQHAKICIENSEDVYDAIALAKMLGDDIDFRIQRYTKCISKSTYNFVDWLKGDYRKKLNSYLRSNFDEVFEEIHGFPPED
- a CDS encoding EamA family transporter; amino-acid sequence: MSISRKTILIILSFFAIYVIWGSTYLLNKIAVSNLPPFFLASVRFLTASGLIFIIAKVSKISLKITSKQLKNTAIAGFLFLTFGNGVVVWALKYVDSGFAALEISAQPLVVLLLLRFLQGKRISLMSFFGVVLGFIGIFLLVGQKEILSQDGQILGMATIFACMVSWAYASIFVGKADLPSNHFVNTGYQMLCGGVFLGFISLILNESWSWPSTWQKEVQWSMLGLILFGSLIAFTAFNYLLKTVSPEKVATSTYVNPIIALILGWWVLNEQISLQSICAAFILLTGVYFINSNRKFKLRAHGR